The DNA sequence TTTGCGGCCACAGCTCACGACAGCATCATTATAAGAGTAAACTATGCCAACCCTAAAGCCAGGAAGACCCATGTCCTTAGACAAGCTATAAACGATGTGAATGAGATCAGGGTTGCAGTACTCCATCTCTTGCATGATCTCGGAAATGCTTACGAAGTCTGGAGTGCTGAAGAGAGTGGCTGCATAGATTTCGTCGCAAACTAGGTGGATGTTCTTTTCATTAACGAAGCTTACTAGGCTTTTTAGTGTCTCTCTGTCTAGAACAGTACCCAAAGGATTTGATGGGTTTGCAATGAGCAAGCCCTTTATGTTGATGTTGTCTTCTTGGGCCTTTTCATATGCTGCTTCTAATGCTGCTTTTGTTATTAGGAAACCATTGGAGCTATCACAGTGAACAGGAACTATCTGCACACCAGTTCTCCACCCGAGGTCGCGATCAAATCTGCATGCAAGCAAATCCAGAATTTTATGAGTGAAATCGATTTGAGCGATATCATTATGATTTtatcacttcattaaaaaagctatttttattttttcgtcaAATTTAAATTCATGAAATTTTGTAAGTTATAAATCcattcaattaaaaacattagTGATTAATGCTACGCataattgtgaaatatataaatattgaataatcatttaaaaaaaaactgttattaaaaaattaattttctaatcaaGTGGCTGTAAGCCCAGCAATTAATGTTTTTGAGCCACCTCGACTTGCCATCCACGCTAGTACTAGTAATTGTGGTCCAAGACTCGCAAGTCATGTACTGGCTGACTTGCGGAATTTTCAACTACAACTACAGGTAGGTATAACTTCAAAAGTTGAGGAACTTTTTAGCCATATTTGAAATctggacaatatatatatatatatatatatatatatatatatatgtgtgtgtatgtgtgtggaAATTGTCCAAACATCCAGCTGTTGAACACGTACACTGAATTATTTGGTTTTGAACTGCGTGGGCCATCCTAGCAGATCAGCAAGTTGGTAATGAAACATTTTGACCTTGGAGCAACGTCTAACCAAACAATTGACCCTTTTGTAAGCAAACTagaactttatttatttatttatttatttattttaatcttttatttttttagggaaggatgaagaaaatttgaaaccaaaaaCCTTGAGTAGACTTTATAACCACCTAGACTCGATTGACTATAGGAATGAATACCTATGGCAAAATCTCAGTTTGTTTATATGTTCAGAACCGCGTGGTCAAGACCATGACCCGGATACTAACTTGGAATTCCTCTCCTgcaattcttttaattaattaaaataataatgggCCATTTTCTaggttgaaaatatatattgtagaaACACACAGAACAGATAGAGCTGTATGCGCATAAACCGAAATGGTAGAAATTGATATAtggtaatatttattatattcatgATTAGAGTGCAGAAAGATCAGAGAGAGATATCAAGTATCCTTACGCTGGATAATAAGGAGAGGGTACAAGAAAAGCATCTCCAGGATCTGCCAAACAGAACATGATTAGCTCGTTTGCTCCTGTTGCTCCACCACTCATGACTATGCGTTCTTGATCAAACTTGACCCGACCACCTCTTACTCTCCCCATAAAGCTCGCCAcagcctgaaaaaaaaaaaaaaaaaaaaacacatccgGTTGTCAAAAAATGCCATGATTATTACGTCTAGATTTCTTATCCATTTCTGTACTTTTTCCATGCATGTCTATGATTCGTGTTTTTTCATAAGCCATTGAAATATGATTGATTGATTCTGTCAAGTGTAagaataagtttatatatatttacttgtcTGAACTCCGGCAAGCCATGGTAATCCTGAAATATGGCAATATTCTTGAACTCATCGACTCCTTCAGCTGTGCAAATGGAAGCCTTGGGATTTTTCCTGATCCAGTCTTCACTCAAATCAAAGCAAAGCTGAagcaatattgaaaaaaaagcaTTGATCAGTTTGTACGTTAACGTGCTGCAGTActgctactatatatatatatatatatatatatatatatatatatatatcaagtactGATCGAGATAgtaacataaatatataagcatatatatatatgtaataaattTCGATCTCCTCCACCAAACCTGATTTTCTGCAAGACCCATCTGAATAACTCCATCGCGGTTGTTGGTAGGGTGATAAGGGTTCATATCATAGGCCTTCCATCCATCGAAGTATAGAGAATTCTCCCCATGGCGGTCGTTTGTTGCAATCTTACTCAACACTACCATTTGCAATGTTGTTGATTCTAAAGCtgatgaaaacaaaattaaggaGGCTAGCTAGGGAAAGAAGAATAATGTGGGAATTTATAAGGCGGGTAGATCAGGAGAAGGAGTTGAAATATATATCTGTTTAGCTATCAAGAATGCGTACAAGTGAGAAACAAAGGGAGGGAATGTTTGCATTTATAGGAGGAGAGCCAGGGAGAACAGAGATCAGAAAAGTCGACCGAtaagttcaaaacttcaaatgcTATTAAAAGCTCATGAAACGTACCGGCGCCAGTGTCAGTGTTTGGTCAACATTTTAATGGAATTGCGTGTTGTTCATGATGTGGAAAACTTGATCTTGggtactttttgttttttcttttttgggtttttttttttttttttaataatgagaaAACCATTTTTCCATCCATGCATGGAAGCCAAGTTCTGTTTGTTTTACTTTATAAGATCAGCGGGAATAATGAAGTTTCCATGAAACTTACGATCCACGCTAGCTTTGAACGATTGAGAGTACTGGTACTGCGTGATGCTTTCGGCGATTTCTTggacttgaaagttgaaactcGCCACCACCCCCAAGCTAGTCATGACAAGCCTCCACGATATATGTATACCatttctattttcaaaaaatttacgCAATTTCTTATTATTCATACTACTTCCAcgtaccatatttttttttaatttttattcttttattcttttatcaaaatttccacgtaccatatttttttttaatttttattcttttattcttttatcaaaattttaatatatgaataatgaataaaaaaattgaattaatttaaaaagaataaactaaaaaaaaaattaaaaaaatattaaaaaattttaaaatttttaaaaaatgtggtgtgtggaagatgaaaggttgtgtagcattgctctgaggtccccacacacaaattaaTTGGTTGATTCTTTTTTGTGGAGTCATAATATatctatctttatatatatatatatatatataaagtgtgtaTGAGAtggaatttcttgttttaatgtttttttttcattaaaattaacgGCAACAATCCCGCCTTTCcttttgttcctctctctctccaacttttTGTGCATGCGTGTGCATAATGGCCTTGCagggaaagaataaaaaaatataactttaataaaaaaaatgataatcccAAAGtaaagaatgtatttttttaaacatctagaatgaaatactattaattaaaacttttaaacactttaatatatttatattttttcaaagtttttaatACCGTTTTGAAGATCGTTTGGTTAAAGCActgcaataaaataaatgagataaaattattagaGTATCTGAttatccaaattataaattttacaagtTAGTAATcataagtaccagaattttataAACAGAACCATAACAGTGAAATATCCTCAACGAGGTTATATAGTTATCcagtaaaatataatacaaagccaaaatatataggaaaagagagaaataaatctcatttggcccaaaacatGCCATTAAATACCATCATCTTGATGATGCAAACTCAATCATCTTGTTAAAATCTTGATTGTAGtagttattttgtttgttaaagttcctttgtaatattctattaattatattacttgtataaaaattgaAGCAATGTCTTCTAAGCTATATATGccatcaactatttttacaaattttgtaaaaaatatattatttttgtaaaataactgtTTAATCTAACTAGCCAAACGTGTTTTGCACGTTACTTTGacctagtgtatatatatatatatatatatatacacacacataaaataaattataaagagaaatgatatttacagtcgtaaaATCCGTAAGCGCCGCGCAATCCTTTTAAAAACATTGAATAAATTCGGGGCCCACAAGAAGCCAgcaaatgcatgcatataattaGCTAGTGAAAATACTGCTTAATTAGTAGAAAAAATCTACTCATTATCCTTGCGCCACATaccacatataattttttttattttttatttttctcttactaaatatgtggtgtatgtatgatgaataaaagaaatcaattaatttagaaagagtaaaacttaaaaaaaaggtGTGGTGTGAGATGATGGGTAGCAAAACTcttctattaatataataacaaaaacGCTAACAGTGTGTAAGGGTCCTCCAAAAGTCAACCACCttatgtttgcagatgatagtgttttgttttgcagGGCCACATTACAAACCAATATGAATATTCTTCATCTATTGGAAGTATATGAAAAAGCTTCTGGACAAATGGTGAATAGGGAGAAGATTGCCATGGTATTTAGCAAAAATGTTTCTACTAGTCAACAAGTAGAGATCATGCAATTTTAGGGAGTCTAGCAGCAccaaaattatgataaatatttaggaCTCCCTCCCATGGTGGGTGGAGGAAAATATCAAGCATTTTCTATGCTGAAGAATAAGGTGTGTCAAAACTACAAGGGTGAAAGGAGAAGCTTTTATCACTAGGGGGTAAAGAGGTGCTTATCAAAGTTGTAGCCCTCTCCATTCCCACTTACACAATGAGTTGTTTCAAACTGCTATCTTCTTTGTGTTCTGAGTTGGAGAGTTTAATAGCAAAGTTTTGGTAGGGCCTAAAGAAGGAGGAAACAACGTAATGTGGATTAGTTGGAGGAAACTATGTGATTCAAAGGCTCATGAGGGAATGGGATTTAAGGATTTGAGGACTTTTAACATGACACTCTTAGCTAAGCAGGGATGGCAAATTCTTAAGGAGGAAGACTCACTACTTCACAAGATTTACAAGGCCATGTATTTCACTTCTTCCAGCTTCAGAGAGGCTAAGTTAGGAGCATCACCTTCTAATGTGTGGAGGGGCATATTTGAAGTTAAGAGCTTATTACTAAAAGGGTGTAGGTGGAGAGTAGGAGATGGAAATGCAATTAACATTTGGTCAGACTACTGGTTGCCTAATCATAAACTGGTACCAGTATTAGACTCAATTACTCAAACTCAGTTAAAGTGGAAGGTTTCTGAACTGATAGATGGCCATACAAACAGGTGAATATGGTGAAGGTGAGAAGATTCTTACCACCAAGGGAAGCTTATGAGGTGCTGAATATGATGTTTGCTTCTGATCAGAGACCAGATAGTATTGTTTAGGAATATGAGAAGAGTGGACAGTTTAGTGTAAAGAGTgcctacatattttttttatcttttggtgATGAAAGGCAGTCTGGTGAAGTGTCATATAGAGAGGAACAAAGAAGACTGTGGAGTAAAATTTGGAAGATGCAGGTTCCCAATA is a window from the Juglans regia cultivar Chandler chromosome 7, Walnut 2.0, whole genome shotgun sequence genome containing:
- the LOC109006403 gene encoding 1-aminocyclopropane-1-carboxylate synthase, which encodes MVVLSKIATNDRHGENSLYFDGWKAYDMNPYHPTNNRDGVIQMGLAENQLCFDLSEDWIRKNPKASICTAEGVDEFKNIAIFQDYHGLPEFRQAVASFMGRVRGGRVKFDQERIVMSGGATGANELIMFCLADPGDAFLVPSPYYPAFDRDLGWRTGVQIVPVHCDSSNGFLITKAALEAAYEKAQEDNINIKGLLIANPSNPLGTVLDRETLKSLVSFVNEKNIHLVCDEIYAATLFSTPDFVSISEIMQEMEYCNPDLIHIVYSLSKDMGLPGFRVGIVYSYNDAVVSCGRKMSSFGLVSSQTQHLLAAMLSDEEFVGNFLEQSSKRLAKRHNVFTKGLAKAGITCLKSNAGLFVWMDLRRLLKEQTLEAEMALWHVIINEVKVNVSPGSSFHCSEPGWFRVCFANMDDETVEVALQRINAFVRQEKDGNNKAQGKRTKCLPKKLQLSFSFRRYDEGLMSPHMIMSPHSPHVPLSPLVRART